The DNA sequence ACCGGGCGTGGTCGCGGGGTCCGTAGAGGGGCTCGGGGTTCCACGGGACGACGGGCGTCGGCACGCCCTCGCTCCCCCGCAGCTCTTCCAGCGGGGCCGCGTGGGCGCGAATGTCGGTCAGGAGCACCTCGGGGCGCAACGCGAAGGCGTCGGAGCGGCCGAGCGTGGACCAGTTGGCCCCGGGGCCCGGGGCCGGCTCCACGACCCGGACGCCCAGTTCGGTGAGCACCCGCAGCTCGGGCCACATCCCGGGGCGCGCGACATGCGCCTGGTCCGGGCCGGCCGGGGAGAGGGCGAGCACCCGCGGCGCGTCGGCGGACGTGGCGGCGACCACGGCACGCAACCGCTCCCGCGCGGCGCCCAGGTCCCGGTCGGCGCCCGGTCGGGCCGTGGCGCCGAGCGAGCGGGCCAGTTCGGCGAACCGGTCGCCGATCTCACCGAACGTACGGGCCTGGCTGACGTCGATGACGACCACCGGGACCCGCTCCTCCAGGGGCTTGGCCGTCTCGGGGGGCAGCCCGTAGACATGACCGCCGCCGTAGCTGACGGCCACGACGAGGTCCGGCCCGGTGCTCAGCAGCCGTTCGACGTCCAGGGCCCCACCCGCACCGGCGTACTCGACCTCGTCCAGCGGCAGGCTCCCGGTCTTCGCCACGTCGGGGTCCGGTCCGTCGTGGTCGGAGCCGAATATTCCCACCGGCCGGATTCCGAGGTCCCACAGAGTGGCCCCGGCCTGAACATAGGCCAGCACCCGCCCGGGCGGCCGGGGAGCCGTCG is a window from the Streptomyces sp. MMBL 11-1 genome containing:
- a CDS encoding ABC transporter substrate-binding protein, producing MTGQSAWRFSDDRGQQSTAPRPPGRVLAYVQAGATLWDLGIRPVGIFGSDHDGPDPDVAKTGSLPLDEVEYAGAGGALDVERLLSTGPDLVVAVSYGGGHVYGLPPETAKPLEERVPVVVIDVSQARTFGEIGDRFAELARSLGATARPGADRDLGAARERLRAVVAATSADAPRVLALSPAGPDQAHVARPGMWPELRVLTELGVRVVEPAPGPGANWSTLGRSDAFALRPEVLLTDIRAHAAPLEELRGSEGVPTPVVPWNPEPLYGPRDHARFLGLVADALEAARAS